The proteins below are encoded in one region of Amycolatopsis acidiphila:
- a CDS encoding MFS transporter, translating to MIVAERERGVLWTAAHRTTTVASLLVVTLIAFENMGVATAMPTLVAALGGQSLYSWPFTAFLVASVVATVLSGRLCDRCGPAFALIAGPAIFLAGLVLCGSARNMAMLLGGRVLQGLGSGTVLVAVSLLIALVYTDRERPVMYAANAAAWILPAVVGPSVAGLVTERFGWRWVFLGLVPLAVLGLVLLLPVARRLGPPEPVERQRRATTVAALAAAVGVAALTWAAQHPSPLALGYGAGGLVALGAALRKLLPPGTVTARPGLPTVVAARALLGGAFAGMEAYLPLTMTEVHGYHPAAAGLPLTVSALGWSAASALQGRHPGWSREAALRIGFGLVAGSLVLFAFVSQPWFPGWAAFVACVVGGAGMGTGYPAITVLLFRFSPVAERGFNTSAMQLGDWVGSALTVGLGGVLLGLLASARAPSNAVVVLATVLAGLALLGVLITRRWPTRE from the coding sequence GTGATCGTCGCCGAGCGGGAGCGCGGGGTGCTGTGGACCGCCGCGCATCGCACCACCACCGTCGCGAGTCTGCTCGTGGTCACGCTCATCGCGTTCGAGAACATGGGTGTCGCCACGGCGATGCCGACGCTCGTGGCCGCGCTCGGCGGCCAGTCGCTGTATTCGTGGCCCTTCACGGCGTTCCTGGTCGCGAGCGTCGTCGCCACGGTCCTGTCCGGGCGGCTGTGCGACCGGTGTGGCCCGGCGTTCGCCCTCATCGCCGGGCCCGCGATCTTCCTCGCCGGCCTGGTCCTCTGCGGCAGCGCGCGGAACATGGCGATGCTGCTGGGCGGCCGGGTGCTGCAGGGCCTCGGTTCGGGCACCGTGCTGGTGGCCGTCTCACTGCTGATCGCACTGGTCTACACCGATCGCGAGCGCCCGGTGATGTACGCGGCGAACGCGGCGGCGTGGATCCTCCCGGCCGTCGTCGGTCCTTCGGTCGCGGGCCTGGTCACCGAGCGCTTCGGCTGGCGCTGGGTGTTCCTGGGCCTGGTCCCGCTCGCGGTGCTGGGGCTCGTCCTGCTCCTCCCCGTCGCCCGTCGCCTCGGCCCACCGGAACCCGTCGAACGGCAACGCCGGGCGACCACGGTGGCCGCGCTCGCCGCCGCCGTCGGGGTGGCCGCGCTGACGTGGGCGGCACAGCACCCGTCACCGCTCGCGCTCGGCTATGGCGCCGGCGGGCTGGTCGCGCTCGGTGCCGCCCTGCGCAAGCTCCTGCCACCCGGAACGGTGACAGCGCGGCCCGGCCTGCCCACCGTCGTCGCGGCACGTGCTCTCCTCGGCGGCGCCTTCGCGGGAATGGAGGCCTATCTGCCGCTGACGATGACCGAGGTGCACGGCTACCACCCGGCGGCGGCCGGGCTGCCGCTGACGGTGAGCGCGCTGGGCTGGTCCGCGGCCTCGGCCCTGCAGGGCCGTCATCCGGGCTGGTCCCGGGAGGCCGCGCTGCGGATCGGGTTCGGTCTCGTCGCCGGTTCGCTGGTGCTGTTCGCGTTCGTCTCGCAGCCGTGGTTCCCGGGGTGGGCCGCCTTCGTCGCCTGCGTCGTCGGCGGGGCGGGCATGGGCACCGGCTACCCGGCGATCACCGTGCTGCTGTTCCGGTTCTCGCCGGTGGCCGAGCGCGGTTTCAACACCTCGGCGATGCAGCTGGGCGACTGGGTCGGCTCGGCGCTGACGGTCGGTCTCGGCGGTGTGCTCCTCGGCCTGCTCGCCTCCGCACGGGCACCGTCGAACGCCGTGGTGGTCCTGGCCACAGTGCTCGCGGGGCTGGCCCTGCTCGGCGTGCTCATCACCCGGCGGTGGCCCACGCGCGAGTGA
- a CDS encoding cysteine desulfurase family protein encodes MTYLDHAATTPMLPEAVAAMTEALSTVGNASSLHSSGRRARRMVEEAREVIAEAMGARPSEVIFTAGGTESDNLAVKGIYWARRNADPARKRVISSVVEHHAVLDAVEWLEEHAGAEVTWLDVDADGRVLPETLRKAVEQDPSDVALVTVMWANNEVGAINPMAELAQICAEHEIPLHTDAVQAVGGVPIDFAASGASALTLTGHKLGGPYGVGALLLARDTECVPLLHGGGQERDVRSGTLDVPAIHAFATAVHTTVGEQRERSAATAALRDALIDAVRREVPDAVLNGPPPGEERLPGNAHFTFSGCAGDSLLMLLDAKGIECSTGSACTAGVAQPSHVLLAMGADPTDARCSLRFSLGHTSTRADVDAVTREIGAVVTRARQAGLTGMRKHTQEA; translated from the coding sequence ATGACCTATCTCGACCACGCGGCGACCACTCCCATGTTGCCCGAAGCCGTTGCGGCGATGACCGAGGCGCTGTCCACCGTGGGCAACGCCTCCTCGCTGCACTCCTCGGGGCGGCGGGCGCGGCGGATGGTCGAGGAGGCGCGCGAGGTGATCGCCGAGGCGATGGGCGCCCGGCCGTCCGAGGTGATCTTCACCGCCGGCGGCACGGAAAGCGACAACCTCGCCGTAAAGGGCATCTACTGGGCGCGCCGGAACGCCGATCCCGCCCGCAAGCGGGTGATCTCCAGCGTCGTCGAGCACCACGCCGTGCTGGACGCGGTGGAGTGGCTCGAGGAGCACGCCGGCGCCGAGGTCACCTGGCTCGACGTGGACGCCGACGGCCGCGTGCTGCCGGAGACGCTGCGCAAGGCCGTCGAGCAGGACCCGTCCGACGTCGCACTGGTCACCGTCATGTGGGCGAACAACGAGGTCGGCGCGATCAACCCGATGGCCGAGCTCGCCCAGATCTGCGCCGAGCACGAGATCCCGCTGCACACCGACGCCGTGCAGGCGGTCGGCGGCGTGCCGATCGACTTCGCCGCGAGCGGCGCGAGTGCGCTCACGCTCACCGGCCACAAGCTCGGCGGCCCTTACGGCGTCGGTGCGTTGCTGCTGGCGCGCGACACCGAGTGCGTGCCGCTGCTGCACGGCGGCGGCCAGGAGCGTGACGTCCGCTCCGGCACGCTGGACGTGCCCGCCATCCACGCCTTCGCCACCGCGGTCCACACCACGGTGGGCGAGCAGCGCGAGCGGTCGGCGGCGACTGCCGCCCTGCGGGACGCGCTGATCGACGCCGTCCGCCGCGAGGTGCCGGACGCGGTGCTCAACGGGCCGCCGCCGGGCGAGGAACGGCTGCCGGGCAACGCGCACTTCACCTTCTCCGGCTGCGCGGGCGACAGCCTGCTGATGCTGCTGGACGCCAAGGGCATCGAATGCTCGACCGGTTCGGCCTGCACGGCGGGTGTCGCGCAGCCGAGCCACGTCCTGCTCGCGATGGGCGCGGACCCGACGGACGCCCGCTGCTCGCTGCGGTTCTCTCTCGGGCACACCTCGACCCGGGCGGATGTGGACGCCGTGACGCGGGAGATCGGCGCGGTCGTCACGCGGGCCCGGCAGGCGGGACTGACCGGAATGCGCAAGCACACCCAGGAGGCCTGA
- the mnmA gene encoding tRNA 2-thiouridine(34) synthase MnmA, whose product MRVLAAMSGGVDSAVAAARAVDAGHDVVGVHLALSAKPGTLRTGARGCCTIEDSHDARRAADVLGIPFYVWDFAERFTEEVIESFVGEYAAGRTPNPCVTCNEKIKFEALLDKAMALGFDAVATGHYARLSHVDGVPQLRRSADDGKDQSYVLASLTPEQLRHSLFPLGDSRKSEVRAEAERRGLAVAHKPDSHDICFIPDGDTKKFLERKLGERPGDLVDAETGAVLGRHTGVHGFTIGQRKGLGLEHPARDGKPRYVLSLEPVSGKVEVGPADRLAVRRIAADRPCWPGERPLDGPTECVLQVRAHGGTADAVAEVVDGEVRIELREPLRGVAPGQVAVLYRPDARGDLVLGSAKISRTTA is encoded by the coding sequence ATGCGGGTACTGGCCGCGATGAGCGGGGGAGTGGACTCGGCGGTCGCCGCCGCCCGTGCCGTGGACGCCGGGCACGACGTCGTCGGCGTGCACCTGGCCCTGTCCGCGAAACCCGGCACGCTGCGCACCGGGGCGCGTGGCTGCTGCACGATCGAGGACTCGCACGACGCGCGCCGCGCCGCCGACGTCCTCGGTATCCCGTTCTACGTCTGGGACTTCGCCGAGCGGTTCACCGAAGAGGTCATCGAGAGCTTCGTCGGCGAGTACGCCGCCGGGCGCACCCCGAACCCCTGCGTGACCTGCAACGAGAAGATCAAGTTCGAGGCGCTGCTGGACAAGGCGATGGCGCTCGGCTTCGACGCCGTCGCCACCGGCCACTACGCCCGGCTGTCGCATGTGGACGGTGTGCCGCAGCTGCGGCGCAGCGCCGACGACGGCAAGGACCAGTCCTACGTGCTCGCGTCGCTGACCCCCGAGCAGCTGCGGCACTCGCTGTTCCCGCTGGGCGACTCGCGCAAGAGCGAGGTGCGCGCCGAGGCGGAGCGCCGCGGGCTCGCCGTCGCGCACAAGCCCGACAGCCACGACATCTGCTTCATCCCGGACGGGGACACGAAGAAGTTCCTCGAGCGCAAGCTCGGCGAGCGCCCGGGGGACCTGGTCGACGCCGAGACCGGGGCGGTGCTCGGCCGGCACACCGGCGTGCACGGGTTCACCATCGGTCAGCGCAAGGGCCTCGGCCTGGAGCACCCGGCCAGGGACGGCAAGCCGCGGTACGTGCTCTCGCTCGAACCGGTCTCGGGCAAGGTCGAGGTCGGCCCGGCGGACCGGCTGGCCGTGCGGCGGATCGCCGCCGACCGGCCCTGCTGGCCGGGTGAGCGCCCGCTCGACGGGCCGACCGAGTGCGTGCTGCAGGTCCGGGCCCACGGCGGCACGGCCGACGCCGTCGCCGAGGTGGTGGACGGCGAGGTGCGGATCGAGCTGCGTGAGCCGCTGCGCGGGGTCGCGCCGGGACAGGTCGCCGTCCTGTACCGCCCGGACGCCCGGGGTGATCTTGTTCTCGGCAGCGCGAAGATCTCCCGGACCACGGCATGA
- a CDS encoding STAS domain-containing protein: MTEDQWLPLSGSVVETIIQLHVRKEPGATVVSVEGEVDLLTAPRLAAVLTEQADGPAGLLVADLSTVDFFGAAGLEALAQAQRRAVRAGVSFRLVAGPQVRRLLSLLQSEQPLHVYESLAEAIG; this comes from the coding sequence ATGACCGAAGACCAGTGGCTCCCGCTCAGCGGCTCGGTCGTCGAGACGATCATCCAGTTGCACGTCCGGAAGGAACCGGGTGCGACCGTGGTGTCGGTCGAGGGTGAGGTCGATCTGCTCACGGCGCCGCGGCTGGCCGCCGTCCTGACCGAACAGGCCGACGGGCCCGCCGGGCTTCTCGTCGCCGACCTGTCCACAGTGGACTTCTTCGGCGCGGCGGGGCTGGAGGCGCTCGCGCAGGCCCAGCGCCGCGCCGTGCGCGCCGGGGTCTCGTTCCGGCTGGTCGCCGGGCCGCAGGTACGCCGTCTGCTGTCCCTGCTCCAGTCGGAGCAGCCGCTGCATGTTTACGAAAGCCTGGCCGAGGCAATCGGTTGA
- a CDS encoding chemotaxis protein CheB, which translates to MSDIPRDLVVAGASAGGVEALREFVAGLPADFPAAVLVVLHLPAGGVSSLPAILGRSGALPATSARHGEALQRGHIYAAPPDHHLLVEDGRIRLSRGPTENGHRPAIDATFRSAAQARGPGVIGVILSGALDDGAGGLSVIKHRGGLVMVQDPTEALYSGMPESALARVEVDCVLPCVRMGAELARRVREVVDGDGDDVPSLSLLDQVEAQAASASEYEAMSLPEVVDVMGPSGFSCPDCQGVLFEFDGRGTRYRCRVGHAWTAQALFEQQSQDIEHALWAALRALEEKRDLAVRMTKDAEEHGFTLVANRYRWHQDESSRAVEVLRQFLLDGPAPQDQEPPGRSA; encoded by the coding sequence GTGAGCGACATTCCGCGGGACCTGGTGGTAGCGGGTGCGTCGGCCGGGGGTGTCGAAGCGCTGCGCGAGTTCGTGGCCGGCCTTCCCGCGGACTTCCCGGCCGCGGTGCTCGTCGTGCTGCACCTGCCGGCGGGTGGCGTGAGCTCCCTGCCGGCGATCCTCGGCCGGTCGGGGGCACTGCCCGCGACCAGCGCCCGCCACGGCGAGGCGCTGCAGCGCGGGCACATCTACGCCGCCCCGCCGGACCACCACCTCCTCGTCGAGGACGGCCGGATCCGGCTGTCGCGCGGCCCGACGGAGAACGGGCACCGGCCGGCGATCGACGCGACGTTCCGCTCGGCCGCGCAGGCGCGTGGTCCGGGAGTCATCGGGGTGATCCTGTCGGGGGCGCTGGACGACGGCGCCGGCGGGCTGTCGGTGATCAAGCACCGGGGCGGGCTGGTGATGGTGCAGGACCCGACGGAGGCGCTGTACTCCGGCATGCCCGAGAGCGCGCTGGCCCGGGTCGAGGTCGACTGCGTCCTGCCCTGCGTGCGGATGGGAGCCGAGCTCGCCCGCCGCGTGCGCGAGGTGGTCGACGGCGACGGCGATGACGTGCCGTCGCTCTCGCTGCTCGACCAGGTGGAGGCTCAGGCGGCGAGCGCGAGCGAATACGAGGCCATGAGTCTGCCGGAGGTGGTTGACGTCATGGGGCCATCGGGATTCTCCTGCCCGGACTGTCAGGGCGTGCTCTTCGAGTTCGACGGCCGGGGGACGCGGTACCGCTGCCGCGTCGGCCACGCGTGGACTGCGCAGGCTCTGTTCGAGCAGCAGTCGCAGGACATCGAACACGCCCTGTGGGCGGCCTTGCGCGCTCTCGAGGAGAAGCGCGACCTGGCCGTGAGGATGACCAAGGACGCCGAGGAGCACGGGTTCACGTTGGTGGCCAACCGGTACCGCTGGCACCAGGACGAGAGCTCACGGGCGGTCGAGGTGCTGCGTCAGTTCCTGCTGGACGGACCGGCCCCGCAGGACCAGGAGCCACCGGGCCGGTCGGCGTGA
- a CDS encoding CheR family methyltransferase produces the protein MSEQIGSEYDPGFEAILEHLKETRGFDFTGYKRSGLVRRVSRRMAQVGIGDYPGYLDHLQVDADEFAALFNTILINVTGFFRDPDAWDYLQSEMVPMLLAERGPGDQVRIWSAGCSSGEEAYSLAIVLAEALGVEQFRQRVKIYATDVDEEALAQARQATYGQRELEALPEAYAQKYFERQGGRYVFHKELRRSVIFGRNDLVQDAPISRIDLLLCRNTLMYFNAETQSGILRKLHFALLPRGVLFVGKAEMLLSHTRLFDPIDPKHRLFRKIATAPVGGSMFGAPYVHEQRATLDARDELRALAFSGSPVAQIVVNSDDLVALSNQQAQQLFGVSDLDVGRPLRDLEISYRPVELRGYVEQVRTERRALRVKDVEWQRGPGEVIALELHVSPLVSLGDDVIGVSVVFHDVTASHRLFAELAGANRQRENAYEELQSATEELETTNEELQSTVEELETTNEELQSTNEELETTNEELKSTNDELQTINNALRDRTSELDDLNEFLESVLTSLRAGVVVVDHQMRVVAWNAGAEELWGLRHEEVEGEHLLNLDIGLPVAELGPVVRPALADPAYTEEVVLAAVNRRGRHVTVRIACGALRRRGGESTGAILVMETTDGVLEPSTPDAARTSGDRS, from the coding sequence GTGAGCGAGCAGATCGGGTCCGAGTACGACCCGGGGTTCGAGGCGATCCTCGAACACCTCAAGGAAACTCGTGGTTTCGACTTCACCGGCTACAAGCGCAGCGGACTCGTGCGGCGGGTGTCCCGGCGGATGGCGCAAGTCGGCATTGGGGACTATCCGGGATATCTCGATCACCTGCAGGTCGACGCGGACGAGTTCGCCGCGCTGTTCAACACGATCCTGATCAACGTCACCGGGTTCTTCCGGGACCCCGACGCGTGGGACTACCTGCAGTCCGAGATGGTGCCCATGCTGCTGGCCGAGCGGGGCCCCGGTGACCAGGTGCGGATCTGGAGCGCGGGCTGCTCCTCCGGCGAGGAGGCCTACAGCCTGGCCATCGTGCTGGCGGAAGCGCTGGGTGTCGAGCAGTTCCGCCAGCGGGTGAAGATCTACGCGACCGACGTCGACGAGGAAGCGCTCGCGCAGGCCCGCCAGGCCACCTACGGCCAGCGCGAGCTCGAGGCGCTGCCCGAGGCGTATGCCCAGAAGTACTTCGAGCGCCAGGGCGGCCGCTACGTTTTCCACAAGGAGCTGCGCCGGTCGGTCATCTTCGGCCGGAACGACCTCGTGCAGGACGCGCCGATCTCCCGGATCGACCTGCTCCTGTGCCGCAACACGCTGATGTACTTCAACGCCGAGACCCAGTCGGGCATCCTGCGGAAGCTGCATTTCGCGTTGCTGCCGCGCGGTGTGCTGTTCGTGGGCAAGGCGGAGATGCTGCTTTCGCACACCCGCCTGTTCGATCCCATCGACCCCAAGCACCGCCTGTTCCGCAAGATCGCGACCGCCCCGGTCGGCGGCTCGATGTTCGGGGCGCCGTACGTGCACGAGCAGCGCGCCACCCTCGACGCGCGCGACGAACTACGGGCGCTTGCGTTCTCCGGCAGCCCAGTCGCGCAGATCGTCGTGAACTCCGACGATTTGGTGGCGCTGTCGAACCAGCAGGCGCAACAGCTGTTCGGCGTGTCCGACCTTGACGTCGGCCGCCCCCTGCGTGACCTGGAGATCTCCTACCGCCCGGTGGAGCTGCGCGGCTATGTCGAGCAGGTGCGTACCGAGCGGCGGGCGCTCCGGGTGAAGGACGTGGAATGGCAGCGCGGGCCCGGCGAGGTCATCGCACTGGAGCTGCACGTCAGTCCCCTGGTCTCGTTGGGCGACGACGTCATCGGGGTCTCCGTGGTGTTTCACGACGTCACCGCCAGCCACCGGTTGTTCGCCGAGCTGGCCGGTGCGAACCGGCAGCGGGAAAACGCCTACGAGGAGCTGCAGTCCGCGACCGAGGAGCTGGAGACGACCAACGAGGAGCTGCAGTCCACGGTCGAGGAGCTGGAGACGACCAACGAGGAGCTGCAGTCCACGAACGAGGAGCTGGAGACGACGAACGAAGAGCTCAAGTCCACCAACGACGAGCTGCAGACGATCAACAACGCGCTGCGGGACCGGACCAGCGAGCTCGACGACCTCAACGAGTTCCTCGAGTCCGTCCTGACCTCGCTGCGCGCCGGCGTCGTCGTGGTGGACCACCAGATGCGGGTCGTGGCCTGGAACGCGGGCGCGGAGGAGCTGTGGGGTCTGCGGCACGAAGAGGTTGAGGGCGAGCACCTGCTGAACCTCGACATCGGGCTGCCCGTCGCGGAGTTGGGTCCGGTGGTGCGCCCCGCGCTGGCCGACCCGGCCTACACCGAGGAGGTCGTGCTGGCGGCGGTGAACCGGCGCGGCCGCCATGTCACGGTGCGAATCGCGTGTGGTGCGCTGCGGAGACGGGGCGGGGAGTCGACAGGGGCCATCCTCGTCATGGAGACCACGGACGGAGTGCTGGAGCCGTCCACTCCGGATGCCGCTCGAACCAGCGGGGACCGGTCGTGA
- a CDS encoding ATP-binding protein, with amino-acid sequence MNEADRVEVAHEELDGCLVATLDGVLDSLTYGYIRDALVKLALEQPRAVVAELDNLSVGNEALLSVFSSAWMRVNDWPQVPLFLVAGDQARRSAIALSAINRFVPVFATVGEAIASVEAGAPRRRRRAVYPPVRMVSAAARDFVREACKDWQIEALTSDAVCLASELVENAIEHARTELELRLELRRGMLTVAVRDGSPAHAVLRQGRQGQPLGYGLQIVADLATTWGCAPDLHGGKVTWAVLTTGPRWFERHPEWTAPALRPWSP; translated from the coding sequence ATGAATGAAGCCGACCGGGTCGAGGTCGCACACGAGGAACTGGACGGATGTCTGGTCGCGACCCTCGACGGGGTGCTCGACTCGCTGACCTACGGATACATCCGTGACGCCCTGGTGAAGCTCGCGCTGGAACAGCCCCGGGCTGTGGTGGCGGAGCTGGACAATCTGTCGGTCGGTAACGAAGCGCTGCTGAGCGTGTTCTCCTCGGCGTGGATGCGGGTCAACGACTGGCCGCAGGTGCCGCTCTTCCTGGTCGCCGGGGACCAGGCCCGGCGGAGCGCGATCGCCCTCAGCGCCATCAACCGGTTCGTCCCGGTTTTCGCCACGGTGGGCGAAGCGATCGCATCCGTCGAGGCAGGCGCGCCGCGGCGACGGCGCCGCGCGGTGTACCCGCCCGTGCGGATGGTGTCGGCCGCCGCGCGCGACTTCGTCCGCGAGGCCTGCAAGGACTGGCAGATCGAGGCCCTGACGTCGGACGCGGTCTGCCTGGCCTCCGAGCTCGTCGAGAACGCGATCGAACACGCGCGCACGGAGCTCGAGCTCAGGCTGGAGCTGCGGCGTGGCATGCTCACCGTGGCCGTCCGAGACGGCAGCCCGGCGCACGCCGTACTTCGCCAGGGCAGGCAGGGGCAGCCACTGGGCTACGGCCTGCAGATCGTCGCCGACCTGGCGACGACGTGGGGGTGCGCACCGGACCTGCACGGAGGCAAGGTCACCTGGGCGGTGCTCACGACCGGTCCCCGCTGGTTCGAGCGGCATCCGGAGTGGACGGCTCCAGCACTCCGTCCGTGGTCTCCATGA
- a CDS encoding GNAT family N-acetyltransferase, whose product MHIRRATGADVEPIVAMLADDQLGRQRESAADPAPYRRAFEAIDGDPNQFLAVAEDAGEVIGTLQLTFIPGLSRKGATRALVEAVRVRSDRRGDGLGAVLMKWAVEEARRRGCALVQLTSDASRTGAHRFYLRLGFEQSHFGFKLTL is encoded by the coding sequence ATCCACATTAGACGAGCCACCGGCGCCGATGTCGAGCCGATCGTCGCGATGCTGGCCGACGACCAACTCGGCAGGCAGCGCGAGTCCGCCGCCGACCCGGCCCCGTACCGGCGGGCCTTCGAGGCGATCGACGGGGACCCGAACCAGTTCCTGGCCGTGGCCGAGGACGCGGGCGAGGTCATCGGCACGCTGCAATTGACGTTCATCCCCGGGCTGTCCCGCAAGGGCGCCACGCGGGCGCTTGTGGAAGCGGTCCGCGTCCGGTCCGACCGACGGGGTGACGGGCTGGGCGCCGTGCTGATGAAGTGGGCTGTCGAGGAGGCCCGGCGTCGCGGATGCGCGCTCGTGCAGCTCACGTCCGACGCCTCGCGGACCGGTGCGCACCGGTTCTACCTGCGACTGGGCTTCGAACAGAGCCATTTCGGCTTCAAGCTCACGCTCTGA
- a CDS encoding acyl-CoA synthetase, whose amino-acid sequence MITLRSSTVADILRRSASKTPERVALRFADRQWTYAELDDAVSRASAHLLGLGLTKGDRVAAYGKNSDAYLIGFLACARAGLVHVPVNYNLTGGELRYLLEQSGSSVVLADPALAGNVTGTVLLLRDSEDSLLAHAMSGEVPEIDVEVADTDLVQLLYTSGTTSRPKGAMMTHRALVHEYLSCIAGLDLTEHDVPLHVMPLYHSAQLHVFLLPWLAVGAENTLLEVPEPGEVLRRLSQDGHGAFFAAPTLWVALANHPDFAPLPALRKAYYGASIMPGPVLQRLREAMPELGFYNCFGQSEIAPLATILGPADHEDRPDSAGRPALFVELRVVDSDGNDVPPGELGEVVYRSPQLCLGYWDKPEETVEAFRGGWFHSGDLVRQDEQGYIYVVDRIKDVINTGGVLVASREVEDALYTHPAVGEVAVIGVPDEKWIEAITAVVVSKGDVTEEELLTHARGRLSAFKVPKAIRFVEELPRNASGKILKRELR is encoded by the coding sequence ATGATCACGCTGCGTTCCAGTACCGTCGCGGACATCCTCCGGCGAAGCGCGTCGAAGACGCCCGAACGCGTCGCGCTGCGCTTCGCGGACCGGCAGTGGACCTATGCGGAACTGGACGATGCGGTGAGCAGGGCGTCGGCCCATCTCCTCGGCCTCGGGCTCACCAAGGGTGACCGAGTCGCCGCGTACGGCAAGAACTCGGACGCTTATCTGATCGGGTTCCTCGCCTGTGCGCGTGCCGGTCTGGTGCACGTGCCGGTCAACTACAACCTCACCGGTGGCGAGCTGAGGTACCTGCTGGAACAGTCGGGGAGCTCGGTGGTGCTGGCCGATCCGGCGCTCGCGGGGAACGTCACCGGCACCGTACTTTTGTTGCGGGACTCGGAAGACTCGCTGCTGGCGCACGCGATGTCCGGCGAGGTACCGGAAATCGACGTCGAAGTCGCGGACACGGACCTGGTCCAGCTGCTGTACACCTCGGGCACGACGTCCCGGCCGAAGGGCGCGATGATGACCCACCGCGCGCTCGTGCACGAGTACCTCTCGTGCATCGCCGGGCTCGACCTGACCGAGCACGACGTGCCCTTGCACGTGATGCCGCTCTACCACAGTGCGCAGCTGCACGTGTTCCTGTTGCCGTGGCTGGCTGTCGGGGCGGAGAACACGTTGCTGGAGGTGCCCGAGCCCGGCGAGGTGCTGCGGCGCCTGTCGCAGGACGGGCACGGTGCGTTCTTCGCCGCGCCGACGCTGTGGGTGGCGCTGGCGAACCACCCGGATTTCGCGCCGCTTCCCGCGTTGCGCAAGGCATACTACGGTGCGTCGATCATGCCGGGCCCGGTGCTGCAACGGCTGCGCGAGGCGATGCCGGAGCTGGGCTTCTACAACTGCTTCGGGCAGTCCGAGATCGCCCCGCTCGCAACGATCCTCGGCCCGGCGGACCACGAGGACCGGCCGGACTCCGCCGGGCGCCCGGCGTTGTTCGTGGAGCTGCGGGTGGTCGACAGCGACGGGAACGACGTGCCGCCGGGAGAGCTGGGCGAGGTGGTGTACCGGTCGCCGCAGCTGTGCCTCGGTTACTGGGACAAGCCGGAGGAGACGGTGGAAGCCTTCCGCGGTGGCTGGTTCCACTCCGGTGACCTGGTGCGCCAGGATGAGCAGGGGTACATCTACGTGGTCGACCGGATCAAGGACGTGATCAACACCGGTGGTGTGCTGGTCGCTTCGCGTGAGGTCGAGGACGCGCTGTACACCCACCCCGCGGTGGGCGAGGTGGCGGTGATCGGCGTCCCGGACGAGAAGTGGATCGAGGCGATCACCGCGGTGGTGGTGTCCAAAGGGGACGTCACGGAGGAGGAGTTGCTCACCCACGCGCGGGGCAGGCTGTCGGCTTTCAAGGTCCCCAAAGCGATCCGGTTCGTCGAGGAGCTGCCGCGGAACGCCTCGGGCAAGATCCTCAAGCGGGAGTTGCGTTAG
- a CDS encoding MBL fold metallo-hydrolase has product MEPLAEDAARSWTEPGIYAVAPGVYRVPLPLPNDGLRAVNVYAITDGAELVMIDSGWALDEAREQLQAALKGIGAELGDVTQFLVTHVHRDHYTQAVALRREFGNRIALGEHERTSLEIAANPGGSPVNTQMTLLGEAGATEVVEALRQFFGGTTRNTEADIWEMPDEWLTPGRRTVLGDRALDVVHTPGHTAGHVVFDDAAAGLMFTGDHVLPHITPSIGFQPGATELPLRDFLDSLRVVRGMPDRQMLPAHGLVSPSVHARIDELLAHHEERLARTAATLSEGASTAYEAAQKLGWTRRQRKLGELDPFNQMLAVTETKAHLDLLAYQGKLKMSEVDGVRHYTVA; this is encoded by the coding sequence GTGGAACCACTCGCCGAGGACGCAGCACGGTCGTGGACCGAGCCGGGAATCTACGCCGTGGCGCCCGGCGTCTACCGGGTCCCACTGCCGCTGCCCAACGACGGGCTGCGCGCGGTCAACGTCTACGCGATCACCGACGGCGCCGAGCTGGTCATGATCGACTCGGGTTGGGCGCTCGACGAGGCCCGTGAGCAGCTGCAGGCCGCGCTGAAGGGCATCGGCGCGGAACTGGGCGACGTGACGCAGTTCCTGGTCACCCACGTGCACCGCGACCACTACACGCAGGCCGTCGCGCTGCGCCGCGAGTTCGGCAACCGGATCGCGCTGGGCGAGCACGAGCGGACTTCGCTCGAGATCGCCGCGAACCCCGGCGGCTCCCCGGTCAACACGCAGATGACGCTGCTGGGCGAGGCCGGTGCCACCGAGGTCGTCGAGGCGCTGCGGCAGTTCTTCGGCGGCACGACGCGCAACACCGAGGCCGACATCTGGGAGATGCCCGACGAGTGGCTCACGCCGGGCCGCCGGACCGTGCTCGGCGATCGCGCGCTCGACGTCGTCCACACGCCGGGCCACACCGCGGGACACGTGGTGTTCGACGACGCGGCGGCGGGCCTGATGTTCACCGGTGACCACGTGCTGCCGCACATCACCCCGTCCATCGGCTTCCAGCCGGGTGCGACCGAGCTCCCGCTGCGCGACTTCCTCGACTCGCTGCGGGTGGTGCGCGGGATGCCCGACCGGCAGATGCTCCCGGCGCACGGCCTGGTGTCTCCGAGCGTCCACGCGCGGATCGACGAACTGCTGGCGCACCACGAGGAGCGCCTGGCCCGCACGGCGGCGACCTTGTCCGAGGGCGCGTCGACGGCTTACGAGGCCGCACAGAAGCTGGGTTGGACCCGCCGGCAGCGCAAGCTCGGCGAGCTCGACCCGTTCAACCAGATGCTGGCGGTGACGGAGACCAAGGCACACCTGGATCTCCTTGCCTACCAGGGGAAGCTGAAGATGTCCGAAGTGGATGGTGTGCGGCACTACACGGTGGCGTAG